ATTTCTTCCAAAATAACTATTTCTCTATTagagaataattttaaaaaggataCAGCTCCATATAGGAGGGAACACACACCACCTCTTTGGAAAAGTCGACTTTGCATGAAAGTCTCCCCAAAAGCTTTTCATATTCGCTGAGCGCATCAGTCAGGTTCACACAATTACCCTGCAGGCAGAAAACATCATGAACACAATATAGAAATATACAATCCCAGCATttccaaacaaatataaaatgacCCTCTCACCTGTGTGAAATACTTCCCACCTGGCCGCAAAACTCTGATCGAGAGGTCAAGGATGAGTCTCAGGAACTCCCATGTTGAATCTACAGAAGCAAACAAGTCAACAATTTAactgatttaaagggacagtgcatCCTAAAAAGGGAAActctctcattatttactcaccatctATTTCCAAACCTGTTTCAGTTCATTTCTTCTTtagaacacaaaggaagatattgtgAGGAATGCtgggaacctgtaaccattgacttccaaagtctttgtttttcatactatgaaAGTTAATGGCTCTTAGCTTcccaacattgttcaaaatatctttgtgttcaatagaaataAAAGAACCACTTGAGGaaaagtaaatggtgagtaaacgtGTGTTAATGTGTGAGGCTTGTAAAGACATACACACTAACCCTCCTCAGGTGCTGTGGAAATAGGGACTGCTGTCAAGTCATTGATGACATAATCAAATGTCCTCCCTTGCTCTGCAAACTTTTTCAGTACAGGAACACAATCTTGCACCAAAATCTGAAGGAAAAGGAGGAAACATAAAGGTGATATTCGTCATGAGAAACAAAGCATCGTATTGTTAGCCAAAAAAACTGGCAGTTGCCCAGAGTTTGGGTAATTTCCCTCAACTGCCTGCATAGGACTTGTTTCAAAAGCAGGAAAGGGGCCGCATTGTTAcatcaagctaaaaaaaaagtaactgatTACAAGACAAAGAGCCAAAACAGGACCAAGAAATGTGAATGTATGATACAGTGTTATATACTATGCTGTTTAAAAGTTCCCAGCCAGTTGAAATGATCATGAAGATAATTCTTTCATATAGCAAGACACATTACATAATCATTCTTTAATTCTGACCTTTACATTTTTCCTGAAATTCCACGCAAAGATTAAGCAGCAAAACTGGTTTTCAACAGCGATTCTCAGAAATGTTTGAGCAGCAAATTGAcgtattaaaatgatttctgaaggatcatgtgaaattaaagactggagtaatgcaTTTTGGGGAAAATAAGTCACAGTAGAATTGCATtgttgagagaaaaaaataaaaaagatacaagccctaaataaaacaaaaaataaacatgtattttagCTGGCCCTCACACCATGAGAAACATGGCCATTTGGATATCTCTgtaggcacaggacgtcaacatgatgtcagattgatgttgcaCTCCAACGTAGCATTTtgggtggaaatgaaaatcgcgttgacgtcagaacccaatgtcaaactgacatcagtgTCCAACATTTGGTCAATTTTTTTAACCCAaactaaaaacaatcaaaatatcactagctatgtttccacccAAAAgtgcgaatgaactttatgcgccaaaccggattatcgcataaaaacgtgcgaataaagcagtgtttccatatAACAAGttaaagcgaacaaaatcgtcactttttAAATTAACCGGCACCAGTAAAAACTGAAATTGCTGcgataggagaagctgcgtcaatcttttcttcatctaataaatgacttgcaccacagaaggcaatcctgacacgcagtaaacacgcggtggcgtttgaaggtgtagagcacagacgctcttaattctgaaggtcattaataatataataacactaacacTTAAACGATAAGGCGTTTtggaatgaccaaaacaatatttcagatgttttacaatgtgctcagcctgctggtttgtcctttacacacatttttatcatcacataatctcttataacaaaatcacatgacctttttttaatgcgcataatggagtttgtgcggtaaaagtgtttccatcacagtttatgtgcatcttttcttattaaataaagtttatcctacaGTTACGTGCAaatgtttttatgtgcattttcaaaatttatgcacatcatggcgtttccatcaaccatttttttatgcgcatatgcaaaatcATTAGCTACCgtctaatgatattacagcttgacACTGTGTGGATGTTAcaactatgatgtctatcagatgttggattttagttgctatacctaacaaataaatgtcagtatttgacgtcaattatgatgttggctcgatgttggattttggtcattttccaacacaatctaaaatcaaccaaatatcaacaacaTTTGACGTCATTAATGAAcattaaaataacgttgtccttagacattaaattttggtcacccgacatcacaacctaaatctaacctaatattaacatcttatgacgttgtgtgcctgctaggaTAGGACACCATAAGTGATGTTTTATATTCAgacatttttcttatttatttaacgTTTAACATTCCTTAAATTTTTTATGTTGAGCTAAATCAAGCTTTAATCTGTATAAACTAAACCAtctctttaaatgtaaaaaatatgtttCCTTGCATATGACTCACATGTGAGTGTGTTTACATGCAGCGAGTTTatatgtttgtgcgtgtgttaatgtgggtgtttatgaAAGGATCAAGTTTGTATGTTTATTCGAGTGTGTATAGGTTTGTTTGCACGCAGTGAGTTTATATGAATGTGcatgtgttaatgtgggtgtttatgcAAGGATTGACATTATATGTatgttagtgtgtgtatgtgggtgtatgcatgcaacaagtttatatgtacagtatatttgcaagttttatatattgttttgaaCCTCCAATCGTATAGATGTATATGCGAGTAACTAATAGGAGTACATGCACATGTTTTAAgcatgtgttgataagcaaagtttgatttaaatccaacACAGCGCCTCATACTTACAGggtgttgtttttttcattcacaaatgaaGATTTAACATTACTTTGCTTCACACTGTCAAGCTTATTTATGGCAGAAAATCAAGTTGTAACTCAAACTGAGACCATCAATGATGCTGTGTTTCATGTATAATGCCATAAAATGTATAACTTTAAAGTGATCCATTGTATAAACTATATGCATGATTAGAATGCTGACTTGCTTATTTTCCCAGCACTGTCAGTTtggttgtgtttattttgttagtaaGACGAAAGAGTATAGCACATATTTCTTCATACAGTGCCCTCATTAGCGTGAGATGTTCGCTAATAATAAACCACTgcttctgcatttatttattttttacgaCTAAGCAAATAACAAAAAGGAAAGTACTTTCCCACACTCTATTGGACAGGCTTTATTTAAGCTCTGGCATTCTTGTAATAATGCTATTTTTTGTGCTAGCTTGGCTAAATTAGTTTTGCGGTACAGCACCTCATCAAACTGCATTACTGCAAGCCCTTTCAAGTCATTGAATTGAACTATTTAACTTTCTTTGTGATGTTTTGTTAGCCATGTAAGTACATAAGGCCAAAATTGCAAAAATGTTATCAATATTGGGCAGTAAATGTCTAATTTTGGCAGTGTAGGAGTCTTCACCATAAAAAATAGAGGACTTTAGAATTTAAACTTGTATATGATTCCGCAAAAAGAGAAATCTAgatcagtggtctcaaactcaattatGGGATATCGGTATAATCACTTTTGAATTAAAGCCACAGCATGTTTCagcttacagaaaaaaacatctggaaaaatactgttaaaatatgGCTTTTCAAAATTTAGGCTGGACAGTTATGACCTTAAACTAAGCTGGTAATGTTTAGCAACCACAACTGACATAAATAAAAGCTtcttttaatataatgtaataacacAAATAATCACCTCAGTCAATCCTTACCTCGTAACAATCTCCCTTCAAGTTATCTAAAACATTCCCACAGGTCTTCCTCATGTGTTTCCGACATCCATCAATCACCAGTTCATCAATGTTAATACTCAATTAAGGAAATACCCAAAAGCAGTCAGACATTTATAAAGTACTTCACTATTTTAGGTGCTTAGCATAAAGGATATCTCAACCATGGTGATCATCTTTGGTTTGAGCTTCACCGCTTCGTGGAGAATCCCACCGTCTCCTCCTCCCAGAATAAGTACCTCCTTTCCAGCATAGTGCTCTTTGCCGCTGCCCATAATGGCCTGAGTGTAGGGCAGATCACTCTCTGCCAGATCTAACATTCGATCACAAACAAttactatacacacacacgtgATACAACAACCTGAAAATCTGAAAGTTGTAAATAAGCCCAACTTACTGACATCCCCGTTAAGGATGAGCATATTGCCAAACTGTCGCGAGTGCAAGATTTTGATGTTCTGGTAGGCAGAATCCTTTTCATACACAACTTCATCAATGTCGTACTCCATCAGCCTGCCGTCAGCCGTGGGCCAGTACCGATCCACATCACTGCCTCGAATCAGCGCAGGGAGTCTGAACagatttattcagttaaacaaacCATTTCGGTATTTGGTCACCACAATATAAAAGCATAATGCTGCaatcacaccagacgcggatgaAGCGTCAAGCTCGAGTGATTGACATGTTAAGTCTGTGCAAAGAcaagaatagacatcctgcggcacgttTCTCCAGCGTTTGACATGCTTAATGTCAGTATCGCTTGAGTTAGAAAATCTGAACTCCAGCGGATATTTGTGCCGTGTTGaccaatcatgagcttgctcttgtaagggagtgattatgatgtagggcttgttgttggtgtcccgaggggaaatcctcctgccaacACTGGAAAACAGTTCACCAAATTGCACTCGGCTTAGTCTGAAGTACTGCTGTTTCTGGAAGAGCTGATAAACTTTGTTGGGTGCAactctgaaagaatctagtggactcaagACATGGTGCTGAACTAATATAacttgtttttcagccttcctaaagcacagctattatttcaataaaaatccatgttagccatttagcaacgaagctagagtcaccgggcaaacAGAAGCCCTGCTTATGATGCAAATcagcatctattgtgaagtgaatttgacatgtgAATGAATTGAATTTGATGCGGGAATAAtatgagtaaactcaaaatgttcacgcatctATGTACGCATGAATAGCCTGATTTATTTGCGCATGTTGCgactggtgtgaacacagcaaaaGAATAAATTACCAAATGTGAGAAGATTGTTTTTATGGAAACCGATTCACAG
The genomic region above belongs to Danio rerio strain Tuebingen ecotype United States chromosome 21, GRCz12tu, whole genome shotgun sequence and contains:
- the sms gene encoding spermine synthase encodes the protein MAVLHYTLDFKLRAPADVSATVRGLQSIFQEQEMTENVHDSEGHGYLATFIGKNSRFAILRMHSHGLVTFDLQCLEGDDAAQVDNLLNALEKKLKALLDGNIQRIKRLPALIRGSDVDRYWPTADGRLMEYDIDEVVYEKDSAYQNIKILHSRQFGNMLILNGDVNLAESDLPYTQAIMGSGKEHYAGKEVLILGGGDGGILHEAVKLKPKMITMVEIDELVIDGCRKHMRKTCGNVLDNLKGDCYEILVQDCVPVLKKFAEQGRTFDYVINDLTAVPISTAPEEDSTWEFLRLILDLSIRVLRPGGKYFTQGNCVNLTDALSEYEKLLGRLSCKVDFSKEVVCVPSYMELWVFYTIWKK